The Campylobacter concisus genome includes a region encoding these proteins:
- a CDS encoding Hcp family type VI secretion system effector, whose translation MSQPVYIKVKGSTQGLISSGASTEASIGNRYQSGHEDEIMAQEVSHIVTVPTDPQSGQPSGQRVHKPFSFTTSLNKAVPLLYNALTQGERLPEVEIYWYRTSTSGGAEHFFTTKLEDATITDITLVSPNAQDKLNSDKTELFKVSMNYRKIVWEHVAAGTSGSDDWREATKKA comes from the coding sequence ATGTCACAACCAGTGTATATTAAAGTGAAAGGTTCTACACAAGGACTTATTTCAAGTGGTGCTTCAACAGAAGCTAGTATAGGCAATCGCTATCAGTCAGGTCACGAAGATGAGATCATGGCTCAAGAGGTTTCTCATATAGTAACAGTTCCAACTGATCCACAAAGTGGCCAACCATCAGGCCAAAGAGTCCATAAGCCATTTAGTTTTACTACATCACTAAATAAAGCTGTTCCACTTCTTTACAATGCTTTAACACAAGGTGAAAGGCTTCCAGAGGTTGAGATCTATTGGTATAGAACATCAACTAGTGGTGGTGCGGAGCATTTCTTTACTACAAAACTAGAAGATGCAACTATAACAGATATTACTCTAGTAAGTCCAAATGCTCAAGACAAGCTAAACAGCGACAAAACAGAGCTTTTCAAAGTTTCAATGAACTATAGAAAGATAGTTTGGGAACATGTAGCTGCAGGTACAAGCGGAAGTGATGACTGGAGAGAAGCTACTAAAAAAGCTTAA